Genomic DNA from Equus quagga isolate Etosha38 chromosome 10, UCLA_HA_Equagga_1.0, whole genome shotgun sequence:
TGGAAAAGGACAAGTGATCTTTGAACTGCCTTCTAGAGTCATACCTCTGGCCTTACAGGGATTTTCAAGACAAAAACGGTTGTTTCCAATTCCCCAAATAACTGGAAAGAGGTTGACCCACCCTTGCAGCTACAGCTTTTCTTCAATTTAGAAGATTTTCCAATTTAAGGATCCATCCTCTGACTTTTGAGGAGTAGGATCTTAATAGCAACTCAAACCAATAAGCATTTATGGCTTAACTATGGAtgcaagaggcatccccaaaagagagtgCAAAATAATTGgccctcacaagatccagaaagttcaccccaaaaataaaccaagaaagtaAAGGCTGCCAGTACATAGGTGGATGACAAAGGCCCCTGATGGACTGGGACCTCTCATGACCaaagaggtcacaaagccaagctctcaagacatagaacaagacaaaagaaaaaaaacgtcATCTTAAATGCACATTAACAGCATTAGCTACACTTTGGGTCTCTCAGAGGCAGACTAATACCTAGGAGGGAGATGCCACAGGGATGGGGATCGTGTGTGCTTTACAGAGTACCTCATCATTGCAGGGACTTTTTTTTGAGGTTAGTGGGGCACCTGTCATCATCCACCCTGTTCCTTGACCAACTTATCCTATCACGGGAGTCTTCTTGAGGTGGCAAGTACATAATGCCTACTTGACCCTCACCCAACAATATTATGGCCtttttttggcttccaagatgtcCCTTAGCAAAAGCTTCCACCTTATGCACATATGCCATAGGTGGGCCCTATGGCAAAATTTACTGTGGGCccgcccagacaacaggcttatagagatgcctgtaTCTCGCCTTatggattttcctttttatgacaaatgacacaaaGACATAGACAAAGAAGAATGGTAACTATCTCTGGGAGGAGAAGATCAACAAACCAATGAGTACTCAGTAGCTCGTACTACGCACTCATAGCTAAAAGTCGCCCAATTTGGGAGAACGCAGTCTAGGGAGCTACAGGTGGGGTTCGAATTAGCATTTCCCATTCTTTCAGAATTTAGACACAGCTGgtcaaaagtatatttatgctGCAGCTTGAACCAGATCATGGAAATTTCAGGCATCCCTGAAATCAAGACCCTCACAACAAAGGCCAAGCCCTCAGGATGCAAAACAAGCTTGGTAAGATTCTGCAGTTCTTTGTAAATACTGACAGCTCCTGGAACCTCTAGGTTGAAAGGTAGAGcccttgactctttaaagatttctttgtttctcagttcaAAAGCTCAAAAGGAACTCAAAGTAGCTACTGTCATTTTAAATTATCTCAGATAATCTTGCCAGCTGTTTatagttatccccattttaggggGCTTTTCCCAAGGTGGCTGCAACAAACAAGGTACTTTCTAAAGAGAGTTTGCTACGTTactgagaaactcagtccccaaaacAACCAATTCAATTCACACAAACATTAACACACAATACAATTCTACACATAACGCAGATCAGAATACTAGCTAGTTTCCCAGGAGTAGTTCGGAACCAGTGCCAGAAGCTACTCAAAACCAGATTGTCAGGAGCAAGTCAGATGCAGTGCCAGGGCTTGCCCAGATCCATAAGCAACTTTATGAGTGAAACTTTTTCCTGCCTCTAATTACCTCGGGTGGTTCAGGCTCAAGGTTTGGGTCTCAGCCCAACAGGATTCCCCAGAATACAAGCTAAACTCATATTTCCAGGAAATCAAACCagagagatgaggaaagggaTAGTCGCCTTTTTAAAGTTACTCACCAAGAACTCAGAGATGTCTTGATCCAGAAGCTGTTTCTTCTCTCAAAGGATAAAAAAAACACCTTGGGGCCTGGAGCGCTGCAGCCAGGAAACAGAAAATTGGAATCTAATCAGTCAAGTCTCTAGACAAAATTGTCTAGGTAGCTGTTTAGGGTCAATGAAAAGACCCCACACCCCACTAAAAGTTCCAGAGCCTCAGGCTGGCAGTCACAGGACCTTGATCCCAGCAAAGTCACCAATTGTTATGGCAAAAAATTCAGGTTCTCTCCCTGATGTGCACGAACAAgtcaattaattatggcatcagcctttgggggagaaatcagcttttattctgcGAGATTGATGTGCAGGGACACGGGGGTGTGTGCCCTCAGACCTGTCTCcccgattcaggatttggggcaaaatttaagaggttagggagaacaggctggcatgcaGAAGTGCTGANNNNNNNNNNNNNNNNNNNNNNNNNNNNNNNNNNNNNNNNNNNNNNNNNNNNNNNTATGACAGGGTGAGGAAGtaattttaacaccagatcttcctgaatgaggaaccccttgcttctgataagagtccaacttGCAAGTTGTGGTCATGCCCACCTCCCCACAGAACCCAAGGAAGTGGGCATGNNNNNNNNNNNNNNNNNNNNNNNNNNNNNNNNNNNNNNNNNNNNNNNNNNNNNNNNNNNNNNNNNNNNNNNNNNNNNNNNNNNNNNNNNNNNNNNNNNNNCTGATAAGAGTCCAACTTGCAAGTTGTGGTCATGCCCACTTCCTTGGGTTCTGTGGGGAGGTGGGTCTTTAGTCCTGAGCTTGTTTCAGGTCTTCTTTTGTGCATGCCCTGGCTATGCgattttgcagattttctgaaaggcaattcctttttttttctattcctttttttgtttggtgaggaagaccgtccctgagctaacgtctattgccaatcatcctcttttttttttaaagattggcacctgggctaacaactgttgccaatctttttttttttttctgctttattccccccccccccggcctcgtacatagttgtatatcttaattgcaggcccttctagttgtgggatgtgggacgctgcctcaacgtggcctgacgagcggtgccatgtccgcacccaggatccgaaccctgggacgcctcagcggagtgcgtgaacttaaccacttggccatggaccCAGCCCCtcatcctcttttttgtttgaggaaaatcattgctgagctaacatctgtggcaatcttcctctattttttgtatgtgggatgctgccacagcatggtttgatgagtggtacataggtctgcacccaggatgcgaacccgcaaacctggggctgccaaagcagagcatgtgaatttaaccactacggcatggggctggcccctgaagggcaattcttaatcactctgttgataagagatggggtcagttgaactggtcctggagggcccgaGGTTACATTTTCTGCTCatatctttataatttccttccttctgcttgacATGGgtttattttggtcttctttttctactttttaaggTGGAAGGTTAGATAATGAATTTGAGACCTTTCCTCTCTTCTAATACAGGAACTTAATGCCATAAACTAACATGtaagcattgctttagctatATCCCACAAATGTTGatatgctgtgtttttgttttcatttaattccaaataatttctaatttcccttcaatttcttctttaacaCTTGGCTTATTTGGAAATGTATTATTAGCTTCCAAATATTTGAGTGTTTTTCAGATATCTTTATGTTAATTTCTAATCCAATttcattgtgatcagagaacatatcTCTCATGATacaaacaattttatatttattgcaatCTGCATCGTGGCctagaatgtggtctatcttggtaaatgttctatGTGCGCTTGAGAAAAAATGTGCTACTAAGGAATATGTTTCTAAAGTTTCTTCACTATGCCTAAGATTTTTCTTAACAAGagtatgatttcttctttttcatcctttttctcctACTGATTATAACACACAGTAGCCAACGGCTGCTTGCAGAGAgaattctgtggtttttgaaCTGTGTAAAAGTATTGCTTATTCATAAagtagatattttcatttttaaacagtagaaaaaaataattgaatcatGGTGGTGAActaaacacaaaaattattttaaaattatttacacacacacacacacacacacacacaaaagggtaCCCTTAGGAGACTAGAAATTGAGAGGACTTCTTGATAGGAAAAGCAGAGGCTATCAGATTGGTTAATTCAGAGAACTTGAAATATCTGCAGTAGAAAACCCCATCACATTCAGAAAGACTCTAAGAAGAGAGCAAATGAAATTGCAGCACTGTGGAGGGTCCTTGGTCAACTGTGAGATTAAAGAGCTGCTCTGAACAGCAGATCTGTTTAACCCTGCCCTGCTCTCACCTTCCCCCATCCCTATTTACATTGGGCAGTAAGCACCTGTGGCATTTCACCACCTTTACTCTCCCAAAACTACACTCCAAAGATAGTGAATGAGCTTAAGAGAACTACAGAACTGCACAGAAGGGAAACAACAGGACACATCTACCTAGAAAGGAAAATTAGTCTTCCAATGTCAGAAATATCATATTtagggtcggccccgtggccgagtggttaagtttgcatgctcagcttaggcggcccagggctttgacagtttggatcccaggtgcatgctgaggcagtatcccacatagcacaaccagaaggacctacaattagaatatacaactatgtactggggagctttggggagaagaagaaggggggaaaaaagacaagaatggcaacagatgttagctcaggtgccaatctttaaaaaaaaaaagaaatagcatattTATTTTGTCAAAAGGGAGGGTTCCTATCCTACCTGCAAGCTCCATGCCATGTACTCTCAAAGGACAAGGCCACTTAATAACTGACACACTGTGCCCGCCCATTCCCAGAAGCCTATTAGTGAAATAGACATCACAACTCTAGATCAGATCCATGCTAATTACACAGGCTAATCAAATGAGTCCTTTAttcttaaatgtaaatgaacaaaGGTTTGCAAAATATTTGGGGAAAGCAAAAGAGATCATGATGGACAAACAGAActatttctggggaaaaaaaaaaaaccccagctatAATACAGGAAACAGAAGAGACATTTACCAAAGATTCAAAGTCATATTCTCAGAATTTTAAGGGACGAAAATGGATTTATAGAATAAGAAAAGGCTGCTAAAAAAAGGGAACAATTAGAGGACAAGATAAAGTTCTTACAAACTAGAAATattactgaaaaattaaaaactcattagATACTAGACGCTCACCACAGAACCACCCTGCCTCACCCTGACTATGATGGAATCTGGAACACAGTGCTCACGCCccgcctcccctccttccctctcccaacaATTTAACGGATCCTCCCTCGCCCCTACCCCCCACTTCCGGGTAACAGATCCGGCTTTCTGGTCCCATCCCAGAGACCGTCACCAGCCACCCCGGAGAACGACCGTCTCCAGCCTCGCCAGTCGCCCTCTGGGAACGCTTTGAGGGCCCCGCTGCCTCCGCCTTCGTCCCCGCCGCTGCCTGCCCAACGGCCCCGCTGCTTTCGCCTTCGCGCCCCTAGCTATGGCGACCGCGCAGCCCTCGCAGGTGCTCCAGAACTACCACCCCGACTGCGAGGCCGCCATCAACGGCCAGATCTGCCTGGAGCTGTACGCCTCCTACGTGTACATGTCGATGGCCTACTACTTCGACAGGGACGACGTGGCCCTGAAGCACTTCTTCCAGCTGTTCCTGCAGCAGTCGCGCCAGAAGGGAGAGCACGCCAAGAGGCTGATATGGCTGCAGAACCAGCGCGGAGGCCGCCTCCACCTTGGCGACATCAAGAAGCCAGACCCTGACCACTGGGAGAGCGGCCTGAAGGCCGTGGAGTGTGCGCTCCAGCTGGAGATGAACGTCAACCAGAGCCTGCTCGATCTGCACCAGCTGGCCACCGACAAGGCGGATCCCCATCTGTGCCACTTCCTGGAGAGTCACCTCCTGCTCGAGGAAGTCAAGTCCATGAAGGAGTTGGGAGACCATCTCACCAACCTGCTCAAGATGGGGGCCCCAGCAGACGGCCTGGCAGAGTACCTCTTCGACAAGCTCACCCTGGGGGACGGCAGTAAGAACTGAGTTTGGACTGCCTTCCCCTGAGCCACGGGGTGACTTCCCCTGGTCACCATACTGAGCATGCATATTGCAATATTGCCCTTACAAAACGTTCacttaaggtttttttctttcaattttattccaaTAAAGTTATTTggttcctaaataaataaaggtcTCTCCTTGATTTGTGTGTGGGAATCTCTCACCTTTTAAGTTTTGAAACAGGTATCCAAGGGTCTCTCCACCCACCCTGGCCCCATCCACATGCAGCTCGGGATCTCCATGGATGGAGGGAGAAGGTATTCCATGGGACcctggaaaacacaaaattaatcTTCCCCTCATAAACAAAGTGGGGAGGTATGCTGGGCAGGGGGGTGTCTGGGGCCCTGGTGTCTGTGGGTGCCTGTGCATagtaaaagtatttaaaaaaacatagtatGGAATTCATGATACTGGTTGCCTCTAAGGAAGAAGTGAAGAATGGGATTGGGCAAGGATTAAAATAGACTCTTCTACTTTACCTGAAAACTTTTAGTTTATTGAAATATGCGAATGTTAACGTTGGTTGTTTCTGGGTAGTAACATGGGGGTCCTAGAAGGAAGTATGGCAGAGTATCTCTTTGACAAGCTCACCCTGGGCAACAGTGATAATGGTAACTGAGCCTTAGGCTGACTTTCCCATAGACATGGGAGTGACTTCCCAGGTCACCATGCTGGACCTGCATATTGCCCTTACAAAACATCCAAATATAGTTTTTTCCTTCAATTGTCCCCTTTCTTGCATTAAAGTAACATGGTAGCAAAAAATCCAAATTACCTCATTAGAAGGGCTGAAGAATAAAAGGTCAAAGCTGAAGGCCAAATTTGTGATATTGAACATGAAGTAGAATAAATCCCCCTGAATGTTCAGTCAGTGACTCTGGCTGCTTAGAAGAATgtagaggggtgggggagagttgAAGCTGGGAGACCAGTTAGTAGGTATTGTAACCCATCCAGATGAGAGAGATGGTGGCTTGAACTGTGGTGGTGActgaggaaatgaagagaaatagacaaagtcCAGATGGGTTTGGGACAAGTTGAGAAGATTTGCTTATGGGCCAGAGGTGAGGAATGGGAAATAGGGACAATAATCTAGGTTCTGGTGTTTGGACTTGAACACTTGCATTAAAGGTGTTGCTATTTATTAATCTGGGGGTGTTTGCAGGGAAACACCAAGGATGGGGAAGGCATGTCATGTAAAATCTGAGATGCCTATTACATATGCAAATGGAAATGTCTTGCAGGGAGCCAATGAATCTGGAGCTCACAGGAGGTCTCGTTTTGAAATACACATATGGGAGGCATCAGCTATAGATGGTGTTGAGGTCATGGGACTGGATAAGCTcgccagaaagagagagagtattGCCCAGCCAGCCCCATGCCCAGGGCAGCTGATATTAAGGATGGCTTGAGGTGCTGGAACACGCAGAGGGCTGCTGGCCTCACCTGGGCCATTACCGCATTCCAGACTGTGCTCCCCTGTGGCCACCCCCAGAGTCCCCAAATGAGCCTGTTTCTCACTGCAGTGTGGCCTCTGGTTCCTCCTTTCAGGATGTGGAGAGGAGTTAGCGTTACCCTGTCTTCATGGCTATGGGTAGAAAGAAGTTATTTCCCAGTGGAAAGATTTCCCAAGGAAATGATAGACCTGCTTCTCTGTGGGTTTTTTCTGTCCCCCTTAAaactcttcccctctctctgtccACTGTCTATGTGACCAGATGAAATCTGTACCCATGTAAACCTTAAGGTTGTCCATGTCTGGGAAAAACACTccaaacattttgtttcttctgtgcATGTGTAGTTTACAAAGATCGAAGTTAAAAATTTACAGACTTTGTATCCTTTACTCAGACACATGGGTAGCTTGAGTCTCTTTAAAGCTAGCAGATTGCTTTaaagtatttcataaaatatgaaCAAGTTTAGCTAAGCAGTAATTACCTTTCACATTTGTCCATGACTGCACTTTAATACTTTCTTATAAATGAGGAttatgggccagccctggtagcctagtggttaggttcagtgtgttccgctttggcggcctgggttcagttcctgggtgtggacctacacttgctctgttagtggccatgctatgctagcagcccacatactaaaaaatagaggaagattggcacggatgttagctcagggtgaatcttcctcagcaaaaaaaaaaaagagcattatgTTCTTTTGAATTCAGTTTCCAGGTAATTCAAGTATCCCTTCATTCTTCTTTGTTAAACTTGGTCTTTTCaatacatttctttctctgcctgctttcaggacctctcctctctctgagtTTGTCTCAGATCTtacctatttatatatatacttcaATACACATCTCTCCCCAAGGTGTGAGGAAGCACAAGGCAAGCATATATTTGTGAGTGTTTAAAACTCTCAGTTCACTGAGGATCCTTCCTACTTTCCTGTTTTGGAGAGGCAGTTTGCTGTAGTGGTTTCTAcccagattgcctgggttcacaTACCAGCTTAGCCACTCATCTTGGGTGAACCAGAGTAAGCTGtctaatttctctgtgcttccatttcctcacattaaaaataggataataaaaatgtcaactcCATTGGGTTACTGTGAAGATACaatgagttaatttatgtaaatctcttagaacagtgcctggcacagtgtaaATACTTTGTGTTAGCCATATTTTTTTATCATCATCCTCCAGTAACTTCTGAGTTCCTTTGTGTAGATTATGCTTTGGGGAAAAGATTTCATGTCTATACTTTGCCATCGGCAGTCTCTCTGGCATTTTAGCCAACCATGTCAGATTGTatattgagaaggaaaaaaaaatcctttgtagCTTCTTTGGTTGTCAGGCACAGCCAGGACTCAGGAAGGGATATTTCTGTATATGCTTCCCCAAGCTCAGGCCCAGAAGTGAGTTTCACTGTGACAATTTTCTACggtaatgctttcattttttctccactAGCTTTCCTTGGAAATCGCCCCCTAGAACATGGTTTGCTTATTCTTCCCAAATCCAGTTGCCTGATCCTTCTCTCTGCATCTTGAACTACTTGTCACTCCTCAGAGATGGACAAGAGCAAAAGGATAAAGGGCTCACTCTGATTCCCACCATATATATGGATGTTCTGACATGAAGAGGTATGGAATAGggcaaaaaatgagcaaaaagggACCATATTAGGGCTACCGAtaatctaaaaattaatttttataaaacaccATGCACTTTAGCACAGAGGTTCGTAAGCTTTTCTGCCATTAGAGTCACCTGCTGAGCTTTTAACATTCTTGATGCACAGGCCACAACCCAGACCAAGAACATCAGAGTCCCTTGGGGCAGCACCCAGACATCCCAGGCAATGAAAAGCAGTAGGAACACCtagctactcaaagtgtggtctatgCATCAGGAGCATCAGCCTCACTGGAGCACTTCTTAGAAACGCAAAATCTGAAGCCCCaccacagacctactgaatcagaatctacatcttaacaagatcccaggtgatgaATATGCACACTGtcgtttgagaagcactgctctaccATTCTGGCACTCAAACATGGCTGCACTGTAGAGTCACCTGGGAAGCTGGAAAATAATACTGATGCCTCGACTTACACAACTCACTCAGTCATGCCATCATGAAAGTACTAGAGCAATCACACTAAAATTTTTCTCTAACTTCAACAACAATTATTGAATCAACAATTATTGACCACTCACAGgcttttatccattctgctgtttTATCacagatttttgcatctatattcataagggatattggtctgtagttttcttgtgatgccTTTGTCTGCTTCTGCTATCACaacactggcctcatagaatgtgttagaaaatatccccctttctatttttcaaaagagtTTGTAAAGAACAGGtccctctttaaatatttgatagagtTCGCCCGTGAAATCATTTGGACCTGGGCTTTTGATTGtgtgagattttaaaattactagTTTAATACGTTACTTATTATAGGTCTGGTCACATATTCTAGATTTTCCTGAGTCAGCTGCTGTAGTTTGTGTCTTCCCAGggatttctccatttcctctaggtGGCATATCTAGTTTtggttcataatattcccttataatcctttttacttCTATAAACCAGGTAATGATGTCCTTCTTACATTCTCGAGTTTAATAACTTGTCTCATTTTTTcctggtcagtctagctaaagaatgtaaattttgttgattttttaaagaactccCTGTGATtatgttgattttctctgttgcttttctctcctatattgcttttatttctgctctaatctttaacATTTCCTTATTCCTGCTTGCTTTGCGTTTAATTGGCTCTGATCtattcttttctgaatttagAATGTTAGGTTATttgacatctttttctttttttaatataagcatttatagctatacaTTTTTCTCGAATCACTCCATTTACTGCATCCCAAAATTTTTGGTatgctgtttctttttcattcatctcaaagtattttctaatttcccatgtgatttcttcttttacccattggttatttagaagtgtgttgtttaatttccacatatttgtgagctTCCCAAATTGTCTTccgttattgatttctaattttgttccattttgg
This window encodes:
- the LOC124245933 gene encoding ferritin heavy chain-like, with protein sequence MATAQPSQVLQNYHPDCEAAINGQICLELYASYVYMSMAYYFDRDDVALKHFFQLFLQQSRQKGEHAKRLIWLQNQRGGRLHLGDIKKPDPDHWESGLKAVECALQLEMNVNQSLLDLHQLATDKADPHLCHFLESHLLLEEVKSMKELGDHLTNLLKMGAPADGLAEYLFDKLTLGDGSKN